One window of the Candidatus Dependentiae bacterium genome contains the following:
- a CDS encoding SMC family ATPase: MIPCKLQIKNFISYGETQTIDFTPYKLICLSGKNGHGKSALLDAITWALWGQARKTTGSSKADHGLLRLGQTTMMVIFDFELNNQHYRIRREYSYSYGKPLAVLEFGTLHTDGTFIPLTEKTIRGTQAKIEESLHLDFGSFVNSAFLRQGQSNEFSTKSPKERKDILATILGLDQYETIRKLAMEKVRQATAQKTALITLQESIQQELNQAEAITTALVTVDTHMQEVLKHEADYQREQELLTETYKKLAEQKKQYAMLEFQIQQLDAEIGKQQKTLIETRNTWRTIHNKSMHGINHQHLELKKKELVEQVNTHQKDLQHSLELKEQALQIQIQIQKIQQLHTEQHNTLVHKQQIELERTQVEYTNCLQTITQTQQDIDKHASLINQLQQEHKKLIHVQQEQKTLLTTAQRDAEQFIRRREFYQKFLAQGNWLDTQLRALLQKKQLAHDEQDPSCPLCEQNLSASRRRFLKSKFDEQEVFLRHQLSRIRTIIDNLKNILINQHTLIEQNKKVQEAYTQRTVKIDELQKNITTIQTTHQELAQALTKYKIQKVSLAKNIQVLTSNLDYLQKNKVNNLESNNAYKQALQQLYIVEKKIKHCTYSAQTHQQVIDQLKNIEQKIQEHEQFKVAHAQQEHRKEIITHIGTTLKQLKQHKIQLLQQITTYSHVPHQETTLRDHEQKLAQKIHTLTKQKEQLWQHKGSLENQQKKLELQKLEFAKKTQEAAALQHTIDDYQTIATATSKDGIQALLIEDAIPEIEQEANDLLAKLSNNQAQVFIESLRDLKKGGTKETLDIKISDAAGIRPYEMFSGGEAFRIDFALRIAISKLLARRAGTALQTLIIDEGFGSQDEEGLGNIMDALYKIQDDFHKIIIVSHLPTMKDQFPVHFFIDKRPNGSCITVIEQG; this comes from the coding sequence ATGATTCCCTGTAAACTACAAATTAAAAATTTCATAAGTTATGGTGAAACCCAAACTATTGATTTTACTCCCTATAAATTAATTTGTCTGTCGGGTAAAAACGGTCATGGTAAATCGGCTCTTCTTGATGCCATTACCTGGGCATTATGGGGGCAAGCCCGTAAAACTACCGGATCCTCCAAAGCAGATCATGGTTTATTACGCCTTGGTCAAACTACCATGATGGTTATTTTTGATTTTGAACTCAATAATCAGCATTACCGTATCAGGCGCGAATATTCTTATTCGTACGGCAAACCACTGGCCGTTCTTGAATTTGGTACACTACATACAGATGGTACGTTTATACCTCTGACAGAAAAAACCATACGTGGTACCCAAGCTAAAATAGAAGAATCTCTACATTTAGATTTTGGGTCATTTGTAAATTCTGCTTTTTTACGTCAGGGACAATCAAATGAGTTTTCTACTAAATCACCCAAAGAACGTAAAGATATTCTTGCAACTATTTTGGGACTCGATCAATACGAAACCATTCGCAAGCTAGCCATGGAAAAAGTGCGTCAAGCTACCGCCCAAAAAACCGCATTAATAACTCTTCAAGAATCCATCCAACAAGAACTCAATCAGGCAGAAGCAATTACAACGGCATTAGTAACCGTTGATACGCACATGCAAGAAGTACTCAAGCACGAAGCTGATTATCAAAGAGAGCAAGAACTGTTAACAGAAACATACAAAAAACTAGCTGAACAGAAAAAACAATATGCCATGCTTGAATTCCAAATACAGCAACTTGATGCTGAAATTGGCAAACAACAAAAAACACTGATAGAAACAAGAAATACCTGGCGGACTATACATAACAAATCTATGCATGGGATTAATCATCAACATCTTGAGCTCAAGAAAAAAGAACTGGTTGAGCAGGTCAATACACACCAAAAAGATTTACAACATTCGCTTGAGCTCAAAGAACAAGCCTTGCAAATACAGATCCAAATTCAAAAAATACAGCAATTACATACTGAGCAACATAACACCTTAGTACACAAACAACAAATTGAACTTGAACGTACTCAAGTGGAATACACAAATTGCCTCCAAACAATTACCCAAACCCAACAAGATATAGACAAGCATGCAAGCTTAATTAATCAGCTACAACAAGAGCATAAAAAGCTCATACATGTGCAACAAGAACAAAAAACTCTACTTACCACCGCGCAACGGGATGCTGAACAGTTTATACGACGCAGAGAGTTTTACCAAAAATTTCTTGCTCAAGGCAATTGGTTAGATACACAACTACGTGCGCTACTACAAAAAAAACAACTAGCACATGATGAACAAGATCCAAGCTGCCCACTCTGTGAACAAAATTTATCTGCATCACGCCGGCGTTTTTTGAAAAGCAAGTTTGATGAACAAGAAGTATTTTTGCGGCATCAATTAAGCCGCATACGTACAATAATAGATAATCTAAAAAACATACTTATCAATCAACATACTCTTATAGAACAGAATAAAAAAGTACAAGAAGCGTATACACAACGAACGGTGAAAATTGATGAGTTACAGAAAAATATTACTACCATACAAACTACTCACCAAGAACTAGCACAAGCATTAACTAAATATAAAATACAAAAAGTAAGCCTTGCAAAAAATATACAAGTACTTACGAGCAACCTTGATTATTTACAAAAAAATAAAGTAAATAATTTAGAATCTAATAATGCATATAAACAAGCTTTACAACAGCTATATATAGTTGAAAAAAAGATCAAACATTGTACGTATAGTGCACAAACGCATCAACAAGTTATTGATCAACTCAAAAATATAGAACAGAAAATACAAGAACATGAACAATTTAAAGTAGCTCATGCTCAACAAGAACACCGTAAAGAAATTATTACGCATATAGGTACCACACTCAAACAACTCAAACAGCACAAAATACAATTACTCCAACAAATAACAACATATAGTCACGTGCCTCATCAAGAAACAACATTGCGTGATCACGAACAAAAACTTGCACAAAAAATACATACATTAACCAAACAAAAAGAACAATTGTGGCAGCATAAAGGAAGCTTAGAAAATCAACAAAAAAAATTAGAGCTACAAAAATTAGAATTCGCTAAAAAAACACAAGAAGCCGCTGCATTACAGCATACTATTGATGATTATCAAACTATCGCAACTGCAACTAGCAAAGATGGTATTCAAGCATTATTAATAGAAGATGCCATTCCAGAAATCGAACAAGAAGCAAATGATCTTCTGGCTAAACTAAGCAATAATCAAGCACAAGTATTTATTGAATCACTCCGCGATCTCAAGAAAGGTGGCACCAAAGAAACCCTGGATATTAAAATATCTGATGCTGCCGGTATCCGTCCATATGAAATGTTTTCCGGAGGAGAAGCTTTTAGAATTGATTTTGCATTACGCATTGCAATATCAAAATTACTAGCTCGCCGTGCAGGTACCGCTCTACAAACACTCATCATTGACGAAGGGTTTGGCTCTCAAGATGAAGAAGGCTTAGGCAACATTATGGACGCTTTGTATAAAATTCAAGATGATTTTCATAAAATTATTATTGTCTCACATCTGCCTACGATGAAAGATCAATTCCCCGTACACTTTTTTATCGATAAGCGACCAAATGGCAGTTGTATTACCGTCATTGAACAGGGATAA
- a CDS encoding ribonuclease HI family protein — protein MTLFGPASTQSTVTSRKKDIWKLYIDGAARNNPGPAGVGIHILKNGESFERIGYYIGPKTNNQAEYFALLLGMLTLKKYVHSHDEITICSDSLLLVKQLTGEYKVKHPDLKQLFSLAHALLYSVGAHIHHVYREDNVIADKMANQGIDKKIPVPPAFIEELSKHEVSL, from the coding sequence ATGACATTATTTGGGCCGGCATCTACACAATCTACCGTAACCTCTCGAAAAAAGGATATATGGAAATTATATATTGATGGAGCAGCGCGTAATAATCCTGGTCCTGCCGGTGTAGGTATTCATATCTTGAAAAATGGTGAATCGTTCGAACGTATTGGCTATTATATTGGCCCCAAGACAAATAATCAGGCAGAATATTTTGCATTATTGCTTGGAATGCTCACATTAAAAAAATATGTACATTCTCATGATGAGATTACAATTTGTTCTGATTCATTATTGCTGGTCAAGCAACTGACTGGTGAATATAAAGTGAAACATCCTGATCTCAAACAACTTTTTTCTTTAGCGCATGCATTATTATATTCAGTGGGTGCACATATTCATCATGTATATCGTGAAGATAATGTGATTGCAGATAAAATGGCAAACCAAGGTATTGATAAAAAAATACCGGTTCCTCCTGCATTTATTGAAGAACTCAGCAAACATGAAGTTTCATTATAA
- a CDS encoding glyceraldehyde 3-phosphate dehydrogenase NAD-binding domain-containing protein, with the protein MINVVINGFGRIGRSFLRTVLLDSATRNKIKITAINIGPGRPDFVAHMFKYDTLMGTYPGDVKMQGNSLVVDGYAIEVIAETDPTNINWRTYKVDWVVESSGKFTKRAGAEQHIKSGAQYVLITAPAEGEDVAIIPGVNLEKFDKSKDKIVSLGSCTTNAFIPMLRVLQDAFEIKQGFMTTIHAYTNSQVLLDVEDKSLRMSRAAALNIIPTTTGASKMLTKVMPELDGLVPAMALRVPVGKCSLIDLNVVTGTQDLTKQQVNDAFIKAAKTSMPGILGITVEELVSSDFSGTNYSVVIDGLLTQAQGNMVKVFGWYDNEWGYSERLKDFLMFVA; encoded by the coding sequence ATGATTAATGTAGTAATAAATGGATTTGGCCGCATTGGTAGAAGTTTTTTACGTACCGTTTTACTCGATTCGGCAACGCGAAATAAAATAAAAATTACCGCTATTAATATTGGGCCAGGGCGACCGGATTTTGTTGCACATATGTTTAAGTATGATACGTTGATGGGTACTTATCCAGGCGATGTGAAAATGCAAGGAAACAGCCTAGTTGTCGATGGATATGCTATAGAAGTTATTGCTGAAACTGATCCCACAAATATTAACTGGCGTACCTATAAGGTAGATTGGGTAGTGGAGTCATCTGGCAAATTTACCAAACGTGCAGGGGCTGAACAACATATCAAATCAGGCGCACAATATGTGCTTATTACTGCACCTGCAGAAGGTGAAGATGTTGCAATTATTCCAGGGGTAAACCTTGAAAAATTTGATAAATCAAAAGATAAAATAGTTTCTTTAGGTAGTTGTACAACGAATGCATTTATTCCCATGCTCCGTGTACTGCAGGATGCTTTTGAAATTAAACAGGGATTTATGACCACTATCCATGCGTACACGAATTCTCAAGTTTTGCTGGATGTTGAGGATAAAAGTTTACGTATGTCACGTGCAGCGGCTCTTAACATTATTCCTACCACCACGGGTGCATCAAAAATGCTAACTAAAGTGATGCCAGAACTTGATGGTCTGGTTCCTGCTATGGCATTACGTGTGCCGGTTGGCAAATGCTCTCTTATTGATTTGAATGTGGTAACTGGTACGCAAGACTTAACCAAGCAACAGGTTAATGATGCCTTTATTAAAGCAGCAAAAACCAGTATGCCAGGAATACTAGGTATTACCGTTGAGGAGCTTGTTTCAAGCGATTTTAGCGGGACCAATTATTCGGTAGTTATAGATGGATTGTTAACTCAAGCCCAGGGGAATATGGTGAAGGTTTTTGGCTGGTATGACAATGAATGGGGTTACAGCGAGCGTCTTAAGGACTTTTTGATGTTTGTGGCATAG
- a CDS encoding SpoIID/LytB domain-containing protein gives MKFHYKLIVCLFLVMQSYVDAGQTRKKQTVSQLSCSQIGPIVHHVYKDSAWMLVSSESGFVISDATKKCVLRNEQTLSIMTRNGLVWVNGNRMPGKILNIYPMHNTHMFFNNTLVAGITIQREKKQVLVNSYYNESSLLDVLTHNTWLDIPEQGAKKVDQLAELETQPVLSHASASRALNVRVLLDECDHTKQHSWELLAPAGFLVHDDVKKVCYSYDTDTLIIKYHKGAFYINGKKMPGLQLFVRPKGAHIGLHGNTYQGGLWFVQHKKHVYLINCLEIEDYVFAVLRTESWPGWPLEVNKVFAIASRTYVVSMVLNAKKSKRLYHVKNTSEHQTYAGFHSCPVIRKAVEETKGIFLAHKQKPIVAMFDCCCGGIIPAHMEGINFDEAPYLARGYACTHCRNCRMYAWRAEYTHEEFENIIKQRIHDFSKLKNIEVKRYDLAGVVQETVVHSPVRKVVLSGKEFYRLHKDIKSFAFSVQHTSDRIIFTGNGLGHHIGLCQWGARAMVSDGWDYKKILEFYYPGTEFMKLT, from the coding sequence ATGAAGTTTCATTATAAATTAATTGTGTGTTTATTTTTAGTCATGCAGTCATATGTTGATGCAGGTCAGACTAGAAAAAAACAAACGGTATCTCAACTATCTTGTTCTCAGATTGGACCTATTGTACACCATGTGTACAAAGATAGTGCATGGATGCTTGTTTCAAGTGAAAGTGGTTTTGTCATATCTGATGCAACAAAAAAATGTGTACTACGTAATGAGCAAACACTCAGTATTATGACACGGAATGGGTTAGTATGGGTTAATGGTAATCGTATGCCAGGTAAGATACTTAACATATATCCAATGCATAATACGCATATGTTTTTTAATAATACTTTGGTAGCAGGTATTACAATTCAACGAGAAAAAAAACAGGTGCTGGTAAATTCTTATTATAATGAGTCATCGTTACTTGATGTACTTACTCATAATACGTGGCTAGATATTCCTGAACAGGGTGCAAAAAAAGTAGACCAATTAGCGGAATTGGAAACGCAACCTGTGTTGTCACATGCAAGTGCATCGCGTGCTTTGAATGTACGCGTACTTCTTGATGAATGTGATCATACTAAGCAACATAGCTGGGAATTATTGGCACCGGCAGGATTTTTAGTACATGATGATGTCAAAAAAGTTTGCTATTCGTATGACACGGATACATTGATAATCAAATATCACAAAGGGGCTTTTTATATAAATGGTAAAAAAATGCCTGGATTGCAATTATTTGTAAGGCCAAAAGGGGCACATATAGGACTGCATGGTAACACATATCAAGGTGGATTATGGTTTGTGCAGCATAAGAAGCATGTTTATCTCATTAATTGTTTGGAGATAGAAGATTATGTTTTTGCAGTACTCCGCACTGAGAGCTGGCCTGGTTGGCCGTTAGAGGTAAACAAAGTATTTGCAATTGCATCACGTACCTATGTAGTTTCCATGGTTCTCAATGCAAAAAAAAGCAAGCGATTGTACCATGTAAAAAATACCAGTGAGCATCAGACCTATGCAGGTTTCCATAGTTGCCCTGTAATTAGAAAAGCAGTAGAAGAAACTAAAGGTATTTTTTTAGCACATAAACAGAAGCCTATTGTGGCTATGTTTGATTGTTGTTGTGGTGGCATTATACCTGCGCATATGGAGGGGATCAATTTTGATGAGGCGCCATATTTAGCGCGTGGTTATGCATGTACGCATTGTAGAAATTGCAGAATGTATGCATGGCGAGCAGAATACACGCATGAAGAGTTTGAAAACATTATTAAACAACGAATACATGATTTTAGTAAGCTGAAAAACATTGAAGTAAAACGATATGATTTGGCAGGAGTGGTGCAAGAAACAGTTGTTCATAGTCCGGTACGCAAAGTGGTACTTTCTGGCAAAGAATTTTATAGGTTACATAAGGATATAAAAAGCTTCGCATTCTCAGTGCAGCACACGAGTGACCGTATTATTTTTACTGGCAATGGCCTAGGTCATCACATTGGTTTGTGCCAGTGGGGTGCTCGTGCAATGGTAAGTGATGGTTGGGATTATAAAAAAATATTGGAATTTTATTATCCAGGTACAGAGTTTATGAAGTTAACATAA
- a CDS encoding alpha/beta fold hydrolase — protein MKQNMSFSVILVIFWGIFLFPTDNRPGITRVLSSPYFNTSFLRNYEQTYQKLCADGFEPVSFTTQDGLTLHGLYLARPQARSTVICCAGWLPGRKEGIATFFPILPQDCNILFFDARGHGKSDGWLWADVLWYGQQEYKDIIAAIDFVHNQNPCPIVLLGLCAGAFHATHAVLRLPDQSCIAGIIFDSGWVSVDTASCSVVQGRAQEYVMKSVAWLYGLPHYKEAKHTLLGSCISTIADWTIRLTHSVFFKWAFLYGDEQTNLAKKIQNTDIEIPILFIHAYDDTCVAIDAVQEFAQYMDHAMYWWIEDSSKHACNHLKYTVEYMDRVHTFIDFALKKRSELCQVTKDI, from the coding sequence ATGAAGCAAAATATGAGTTTTTCGGTTATTCTAGTTATTTTTTGGGGTATCTTTTTATTTCCAACAGATAATCGTCCCGGTATTACCCGTGTCTTGAGTAGCCCGTATTTTAATACCTCATTTTTACGTAATTATGAACAAACCTACCAAAAATTATGTGCAGATGGATTTGAACCGGTTAGCTTTACTACGCAAGATGGTTTAACCCTACATGGTTTGTATCTGGCTAGACCACAGGCACGCAGTACGGTGATTTGTTGTGCTGGTTGGTTGCCTGGTCGTAAAGAAGGTATTGCTACGTTCTTCCCCATCTTGCCTCAAGACTGTAACATTTTATTTTTTGATGCACGAGGCCATGGCAAAAGTGATGGCTGGTTATGGGCGGATGTGTTGTGGTATGGTCAACAAGAATACAAAGATATTATTGCAGCAATAGATTTTGTACATAACCAGAATCCATGTCCTATTGTTTTATTGGGATTATGTGCAGGGGCTTTTCATGCAACACATGCAGTACTTAGATTACCCGATCAATCATGCATAGCGGGCATTATTTTTGATAGTGGGTGGGTTTCAGTTGATACTGCTTCATGTTCAGTGGTGCAGGGACGAGCGCAGGAATATGTTATGAAATCAGTTGCCTGGTTGTACGGATTACCACATTATAAAGAAGCCAAACATACTTTGTTAGGTTCGTGCATATCTACCATAGCAGATTGGACCATTCGTCTTACGCATTCAGTTTTTTTTAAATGGGCTTTTTTATATGGTGATGAACAGACCAATCTGGCTAAAAAGATACAAAATACCGATATTGAAATACCTATTCTTTTTATTCATGCGTACGATGATACCTGTGTAGCAATTGATGCTGTGCAAGAATTTGCACAATACATGGATCATGCGATGTATTGGTGGATAGAAGATAGCTCAAAACATGCGTGCAATCATTTAAAGTATACCGTAGAGTACATGGATCGTGTACACACATTCATAGATTTTGCTTTAAAAAAAAGGAGTGAATTATGCCAGGTTACAAAGGACATTTAG
- a CDS encoding deoxyribonuclease IV, whose product MDGVQRVGLHMRLDGSLMALAQKALRLQLPFFQCFLVLLTTNKLIKLTPQQVDEFVEFRRRHFKQLYMHGSYWINLASLQYNGYGMFKKELALAKKLEFTHMILHPGSAKGAQNVSEGINALAQMLNKIMQEEQEIIFVLENTAHGNMSVGSNLQDFKQLLEQLEQPERIAFCVDTSHAYAYGYDISTIRGQEEFIQLLDDTMGLHRIVLIHLNDTKELMGSRIDRHDVVGQGRLGQVLLKHFVMHPKLCKIPIVLELPVLEEPQEVAILQDVIDWHK is encoded by the coding sequence ATGGATGGTGTACAACGAGTTGGGTTACATATGCGTTTGGATGGCTCGTTAATGGCATTGGCACAAAAAGCGCTTCGATTGCAGTTGCCGTTCTTTCAGTGTTTTCTTGTGTTGCTTACCACTAATAAGCTCATTAAATTAACACCGCAACAAGTTGATGAATTTGTAGAATTTCGTCGTAGACATTTCAAGCAATTGTACATGCATGGATCTTATTGGATTAATCTAGCGAGTTTGCAATACAATGGATATGGCATGTTTAAAAAAGAACTTGCACTCGCAAAAAAATTAGAATTTACGCATATGATTTTGCATCCTGGGTCTGCTAAAGGTGCACAAAATGTATCAGAAGGTATTAATGCACTTGCGCAGATGCTTAATAAAATTATGCAGGAAGAACAAGAAATTATTTTTGTGCTTGAAAATACTGCGCATGGTAATATGTCAGTTGGTAGTAACTTGCAGGACTTTAAGCAGCTGCTAGAACAACTTGAACAGCCCGAACGTATTGCATTTTGTGTTGATACGTCACATGCATATGCCTATGGGTATGATATTAGCACTATCAGAGGACAAGAAGAATTTATTCAACTACTAGATGATACCATGGGACTTCATCGTATTGTACTTATTCATTTAAATGATACTAAGGAATTGATGGGATCACGTATTGATCGGCATGATGTTGTAGGGCAAGGTAGGCTTGGCCAAGTATTACTCAAGCATTTTGTTATGCATCCAAAATTGTGCAAGATTCCTATAGTGTTAGAGTTGCCTGTTCTTGAAGAACCACAAGAGGTTGCTATACTGCAGGATGTTATTGATTGGCATAAGTAA
- a CDS encoding metal-dependent hydrolase — MPGYKGHLAGGCVAFSLAMIMLYHKCPSSTVAFQWLGSTLAGSLFPDIDIKSKGQKYFYWIVLLVIGLLTIKQQYQLLALCSVFSVLPMLVKHRGLFHRVWFVIGMPLSIWFLVSTYMPGYTYPMFYYTLFFVLGALSHLWLDLGIKQMLRRW, encoded by the coding sequence ATGCCAGGTTACAAAGGACATTTAGCTGGTGGGTGTGTTGCATTTTCACTTGCTATGATTATGTTATATCACAAATGTCCATCATCTACCGTGGCGTTTCAGTGGTTGGGGAGCACGTTGGCGGGTTCATTGTTTCCTGATATTGATATAAAAAGTAAGGGTCAAAAATATTTTTACTGGATTGTGTTGCTTGTTATTGGTCTACTTACTATCAAACAGCAATACCAATTATTGGCACTATGCAGTGTGTTTTCCGTTTTACCTATGCTGGTAAAACATCGTGGTCTATTTCACCGTGTATGGTTTGTAATAGGCATGCCATTGAGCATATGGTTTCTGGTTAGCACGTATATGCCTGGATATACGTATCCTATGTTTTATTACACATTATTTTTTGTGCTTGGTGCTTTATCACATCTGTGGTTAGACCTGGGCATTAAGCAAATGTTACGACGTTGGTAA
- a CDS encoding phosphomannomutase/phosphoglucomutase, which yields MKDTIFREYDIRGKVGTEFLINEAYDLARAIAYYFVQRQPHTKTIAVGMDGRLHSPDFKREICRALLDSGLHVVFVGICPSPALYFALHALPVDGGLMITASHNPKEYNGIKICLGQEGVWGKQVQDIRQLYKEKKYINASAKGTYTEQPIIPSYLDFLFNEFSHLKGMDLSVIVDCGNGAGGTVMPHLIQKMQWPHVKLLYGEVDGTYPHHEADPTIEENMQDLKQAVRQQHADLGVGLDGDCDRMAPVTHTGQLVLGDKLLALFAQPIVQKHPGVAIVFDIKSSSGLIELLKQWGARPYMSATGHTNIKEQMKMHQGLLGGELSCHFFFKDRNFGFDDGIYAMLRLFELIEQSGKALDELLTIFPKKYSSREYRIPCSDERKKAVVDRVTQLFLSRDDAQVITLDGIRATLPYGWGILRSSNTQPVLSMRFEADSPEDLNHIKSVFIAALTPDIDESVLRNYMSGD from the coding sequence ATGAAAGATACTATTTTTCGTGAATATGATATTCGCGGCAAAGTTGGCACGGAATTTCTCATTAATGAAGCCTATGATCTGGCTCGTGCTATAGCATATTATTTTGTACAACGACAGCCTCATACCAAAACAATTGCAGTTGGTATGGATGGACGTTTACATTCGCCCGATTTTAAAAGAGAGATTTGTCGTGCATTGCTTGATAGTGGGTTACATGTTGTTTTTGTTGGTATATGCCCATCTCCTGCATTGTATTTTGCATTGCATGCTTTGCCGGTAGACGGTGGATTAATGATTACTGCATCACACAATCCCAAAGAATATAATGGTATTAAGATATGCTTGGGCCAAGAAGGCGTGTGGGGCAAACAAGTACAAGATATACGACAACTATACAAAGAAAAAAAATATATTAATGCATCAGCCAAAGGTACATATACCGAGCAGCCAATTATTCCTAGTTACCTAGATTTTCTGTTCAATGAGTTTTCACATTTAAAGGGTATGGATTTATCAGTTATAGTTGATTGTGGCAATGGAGCCGGAGGCACAGTAATGCCGCATTTGATACAAAAAATGCAGTGGCCGCATGTTAAATTGTTATATGGTGAAGTCGATGGTACATACCCACATCATGAAGCTGATCCAACTATAGAAGAAAATATGCAAGATCTCAAACAAGCAGTGCGACAACAGCATGCCGATTTAGGTGTTGGCTTGGATGGAGACTGTGATCGTATGGCTCCTGTAACACATACGGGACAATTAGTTTTAGGTGATAAGTTACTTGCACTATTTGCGCAGCCGATTGTACAAAAGCATCCAGGAGTTGCTATTGTGTTTGATATTAAGAGTTCTTCAGGACTAATTGAGTTGCTTAAGCAGTGGGGTGCGCGTCCATATATGTCAGCTACGGGACATACTAACATTAAAGAGCAAATGAAAATGCATCAAGGATTACTTGGTGGTGAGTTGAGTTGTCATTTCTTTTTTAAAGATAGAAATTTTGGCTTTGATGATGGTATTTATGCGATGCTGCGTTTATTTGAATTGATTGAACAGTCAGGCAAAGCATTGGATGAGTTATTAACTATTTTCCCTAAAAAATATAGTTCTCGGGAATATCGTATCCCATGTTCCGATGAACGAAAGAAAGCGGTAGTTGATCGCGTAACACAGCTTTTTTTATCACGCGATGACGCACAGGTAATTACACTGGATGGTATACGTGCTACACTGCCGTATGGATGGGGAATTCTACGTTCATCAAATACGCAACCAGTACTTTCTATGCGTTTTGAGGCAGATTCACCAGAAGATTTAAACCATATCAAATCAGTGTTTATTGCGGCACTTACACCTGATATTGATGAGTCAGTATTACGTAATTATATGAGTGGAGATTGA
- a CDS encoding DNA starvation/stationary phase protection protein, translated as MKKLLSIISLCTLISLNAQEQDIFISMDDEQPVMQDIQQTDSIQQPMQQETMTFESISEQQAPQEIMQPTSSAHAMQSMVNIGLPQEARMQVAELLRTLLANEYVLYVKTQKFHWNVQGPLFGPLHKLFSEQYTQLAMFIDSIAERSLALGFKSIGTLQEFMQYTTIQEMPGQNPDDQEMIKELLQNHEMIIKQLRTNLEITSKLNDMGTNNFLNDLLEKHEKIAWMLRAHLQ; from the coding sequence ATGAAAAAATTATTATCCATTATTTCTTTGTGCACCCTAATCTCACTCAATGCCCAAGAGCAAGACATTTTTATATCAATGGATGATGAACAACCAGTTATGCAAGACATACAACAAACTGATTCAATACAACAACCTATGCAACAAGAAACTATGACTTTTGAATCCATATCAGAACAACAAGCACCTCAAGAGATAATGCAACCAACTTCATCAGCTCATGCAATGCAATCTATGGTAAATATTGGCTTGCCACAAGAGGCGCGTATGCAAGTTGCTGAACTTCTACGTACATTACTGGCAAATGAATATGTGTTGTATGTCAAAACACAAAAATTCCATTGGAATGTGCAAGGACCACTTTTTGGACCACTACATAAATTATTTAGTGAGCAATATACACAACTTGCCATGTTTATTGATAGTATTGCAGAACGATCACTAGCTTTAGGATTTAAATCCATCGGCACTTTGCAAGAATTTATGCAATACACAACTATTCAAGAAATGCCCGGACAAAACCCAGATGATCAAGAGATGATCAAAGAATTATTACAAAATCATGAAATGATTATTAAACAATTGCGCACAAATTTAGAAATTACAAGTAAATTAAATGACATGGGTACTAATAACTTCTTGAATGATCTATTGGAAAAGCATGAAAAAATTGCATGGATGCTCAGAGCACATTTGCAATAA